The Vigna radiata var. radiata cultivar VC1973A unplaced genomic scaffold, Vradiata_ver6 scaffold_1331, whole genome shotgun sequence nucleotide sequence TCTTCATGCAACCATCACTTTgttctttatctttctcttatcttttctttactGTTGTTATGTTTTCTTGTTTGAAACAGTGTTATTCGGGGAACCAGATGGGCAATTCGATTTTCCAGAATGGTTTTTCTTCAGTCCTGTTGATTTCAAGTATTCAAACAGTAAAAGGATTAACAGGACAACCAAGTGTGGCTTCTGGAAACCCACTGGAAAAGATCGTGAGATTAGGAGCTCCCACTCCAACATTCTCATTGCCACAAAAAAGACTCTCGTTTACTACAAAGGCCGCGTTTCACGTGGTCAGAAGTCCAACTGGGTTATTCATGAATACCATGCTGTTACCTTTCACGAAAGCCAGGTTCGTATGCATTTTGGAGGATTTTTACACTGATTGGAAATActctttcttgatttttcttcacTGTTCTATAGCCTTTCACATATATCAATggatattttatgttttagcaTTTACAACAAGTTCCAATGATCACGTCAGTTTAGTATTTCTTGAGTCGTTTTGGCTTTTAATTTCTGCGAATTGTATGGAATAACTTGTGATTATGATCTATTTTGCAGAGGACTTTCGTTTTGTGTCGCTTGATGAAAAAACCTGGGGAAACAACTGAAGGTGGAGGTGATGAAGGGGAGAGCAGTAGAATCATGGTTTCTGGCTATGAGAATCAGTCAATAGCAGGAGGCATTCCTTCAGTAAGCTGAACATTCTTCACGAACATATTAACACTCTGTCATGTGAAAATGCTGACAATTGATACTTGTGTGCATTTTCAGAGAAGTACTCTTACTGGAATGGAAACGACCTTACAGCAAGATGAAACGTCTTTTCCAAACTACTCATATCACGATGCCTATTTTAGAAATGAATCTAACATTGAGCATTTTTCATATGAAACTACTCAGGAGAAGGAATTCctgaattctatttttgttcaCGACGATTATGTtaacaatgaacaaaatataaatacctTCTACAATACTTTCACCCAATCGGAGTCATTGAGAAAAGTATACCGTGAAAATAGTGATACGGATGCTGAGGCCGTCTCCGAACAGGTAAAGATATATTGTCCAAATTTTTCCAATGATACAATGAGCATCTCCATTTGTTTCTGAACTGTCCTATTACtttacat carries:
- the LOC106753224 gene encoding NAC domain-containing protein 92-like, translating into MDVIGFGFRPTEEELVDYYLRHRLLGDDPQVHVIPDINLCEVEPWDVPMLFGEPDGQFDFPEWFFFSPVDFKYSNSKRINRTTKCGFWKPTGKDREIRSSHSNILIATKKTLVYYKGRVSRGQKSNWVIHEYHAVTFHESQRTFVLCRLMKKPGETTEGGGDEGESSRIMVSGYENQSIAGGIPSRSTLTGMETTLQQDETSFPNYSYHDAYFRNESNIEHFSYETTQEKEFLNSIFVHDDYVNNEQNINTFYNTFTQSESLRKVYRENSDTDAEAVSEQGDNIMNISTVFNRYLNLDEYHSSKKFDSELSDVDVEEGVSMPSSVHERNQEKKKKKKKSIFSFF